A window of Synechococcus sp. MEDNS5 contains these coding sequences:
- a CDS encoding circadian clock protein KaiA — protein sequence MARPALTIALLLTTKELVDACGQWLPVNRYKPVDLHQAASGEGLLEVLSHQREAVDAVVIEQSLLDESTREGLRREGLLFPAVVVGELMGRVDYHPEEVHLPVDQLEQLGYNVDAAISRFLRQGQKEARPEDESDASALPSAQSSAWKLSSRLQERLGYLGVFYKRDPSRFLANLPPDEQRELVQSLQRTYRDLLISYFRDPAAANQALESFVNTAFFGDLPITRTVEIHMNLIDEFWKQLKLEGHKNDFLQDYRLALLDVMAHLCEMYRRSIPPEVALAVSSEQRRSLMDSEMSS from the coding sequence ATGGCCCGTCCGGCACTCACGATCGCCTTGTTGCTCACCACGAAGGAGCTTGTGGATGCCTGTGGCCAGTGGTTGCCGGTGAATCGGTATAAACCTGTGGATCTGCATCAGGCCGCCTCGGGGGAAGGACTTCTGGAGGTGCTGTCTCACCAGCGTGAAGCGGTGGATGCGGTGGTCATCGAGCAGTCTCTTCTCGACGAGAGCACCCGCGAAGGCCTGCGTCGCGAAGGGCTGCTCTTCCCTGCAGTGGTGGTCGGGGAACTGATGGGCCGGGTCGATTACCACCCGGAGGAGGTGCATCTTCCCGTCGATCAGCTCGAGCAGCTGGGATACAACGTGGACGCTGCTATTTCCCGCTTTCTGCGTCAGGGCCAGAAAGAAGCAAGACCGGAGGATGAGTCGGATGCGAGCGCACTGCCCTCAGCGCAGAGCAGTGCGTGGAAGCTGTCGAGTCGTCTTCAGGAGCGCCTGGGCTATCTGGGTGTCTTTTACAAACGGGATCCTTCCCGTTTTCTGGCCAATCTCCCCCCGGATGAGCAGCGGGAGCTGGTGCAGTCCTTGCAGCGCACGTACCGCGATCTTCTGATCAGTTACTTCCGTGATCCGGCCGCTGCCAACCAGGCCCTGGAGAGTTTCGTGAATACGGCCTTCTTTGGAGACCTTCCCATCACCCGCACTGTGGAGATCCACATGAATCTGATTGACGAGTTCTGGAAGCAACTCAAACTTGAAGGGCATAAGAACGATTTTCTGCAGGACTATCGGCTCGCTCTGCTCGACGTCATGGCCCATCTCTGCGAGATGTATCGACGCTCCATCCCCCCCGAGGTCGCTTTGGCGGTTTCTTCAGAGCAACGCCGCTCCCTGATGGATTCGGAGATGTCCTCATGA
- the rplU gene encoding 50S ribosomal protein L21 — translation MAETSTSRSDAPDTGTYAIVEASGQQFWLQPNRYYDLDRLQAEVDTTITLDNVLLVKDSKGATLGKPYVKDASVELKVMAHRRGPKVIVYKMRPKKKTRRKNGHRQELTRVMVQSISVGGKSIS, via the coding sequence ATGGCCGAAACCAGCACCAGCCGATCCGATGCTCCCGACACCGGGACCTACGCCATCGTTGAGGCCTCGGGCCAGCAGTTCTGGCTGCAACCCAACCGTTATTACGATCTCGACCGCCTTCAGGCCGAGGTCGACACCACGATCACTCTCGACAACGTGCTCCTTGTGAAGGACTCCAAGGGAGCCACCCTTGGCAAGCCTTATGTGAAGGATGCCAGCGTTGAACTGAAGGTGATGGCCCATCGCCGTGGGCCCAAGGTGATCGTCTACAAAATGCGACCCAAAAAGAAAACGCGTCGTAAGAATGGTCACAGGCAGGAACTCACCCGGGTGATGGTTCAGTCCATCTCCGTCGGCGGCAAGTCCATCAGCTGA
- the kaiB gene encoding circadian clock protein KaiB produces the protein MSPRKTYILKLYVAGNTPNSMRALKTLRNILETEFKGVYALKVIDVLKNPQLAEEDKILATPTLSKILPPPVRRIIGDLSDRERVLIGLDLLYDELADNSLTSTLMDALEDADTTDSDS, from the coding sequence ATGAGCCCACGTAAGACCTACATCCTCAAGCTGTACGTGGCTGGGAATACGCCGAACTCGATGCGTGCACTGAAAACCCTGCGCAACATTCTTGAGACCGAATTCAAGGGCGTCTATGCCCTGAAAGTGATTGATGTGCTCAAGAACCCACAGCTGGCGGAAGAAGACAAGATTCTGGCGACACCGACGCTCTCCAAAATCCTTCCTCCACCGGTTCGCCGCATCATCGGGGATCTGTCCGACCGCGAGCGGGTGCTGATCGGCTTAGACCTTCTCTACGACGAGCTTGCCGACAACAGCCTGACTTCGACGCTGATGGATGCGTTGGAAGACGCAGACACAACGGATTCAGATTCTTAA